From the Butyrivibrio fibrisolvens genome, one window contains:
- a CDS encoding GGDEF domain-containing protein: MPSSRKPLKRSIFIGCTAFILLLCLILSILTYFTYTDSLYESYEKRMEDIIDYVQSHIDIEDLSECVETGVESKKYKELVEFMDAIMEDFEIHYLYIVYPIIDEKPGMLNILSADTKYGREYEPDGYYLCSISYDDYAIEELHLYYDAMMTNDGRGITYFKDFSAWGYDYTGLRALINSKGEKFALLCVDIEISELLKDIGNYTFANILLIVSLGTIFIALFLTWINRNFTDPITKLERSVAEFADTAHKQKDPEKLIYYAPDIRTRNEVGSLRDAIVKLSNDMRAYMNDMIDAQGKVEDMKSKVSHMDMVAYQDALTHVKNKAWYDNVTKRVDNDIADGKAKFGIVMLDLNNLKKINDNYGHDHGNDYIAGACHEVCIIYDHSPVFRIGGDEFVVLLEKNDLDNKDVLYQKLRDTFDKISKDESKEPWERYSVAAGMAIYDSSIDKSMDDVFKRADELMYQDKMESKMARG, from the coding sequence ATGCCATCTAGTAGAAAGCCGCTAAAAAGAAGCATATTCATAGGATGTACCGCTTTTATACTGCTTCTATGTCTTATACTTAGTATTCTTACATATTTTACCTATACAGATTCTTTGTACGAATCCTATGAGAAGCGAATGGAAGATATCATAGATTATGTGCAAAGTCATATTGATATTGAAGATCTGTCGGAATGTGTAGAAACAGGTGTGGAATCCAAGAAGTATAAAGAGCTTGTGGAATTTATGGATGCGATCATGGAGGATTTCGAGATTCACTATCTGTATATAGTATATCCGATTATTGATGAAAAACCCGGCATGCTCAATATATTGTCTGCTGATACCAAGTACGGAAGGGAGTACGAACCTGATGGGTATTATCTGTGTTCAATATCCTATGATGACTATGCAATTGAGGAACTCCACTTGTATTATGATGCCATGATGACCAATGATGGCAGAGGCATTACCTACTTTAAGGATTTTAGCGCCTGGGGATATGATTACACAGGTCTTAGAGCTTTAATTAATTCTAAAGGTGAAAAATTTGCCCTTCTTTGCGTTGATATTGAAATATCAGAACTTCTCAAAGATATTGGAAACTATACATTTGCTAATATCTTGTTAATTGTATCTCTTGGAACAATATTTATAGCGCTCTTTTTGACCTGGATCAACAGGAACTTCACAGATCCTATAACCAAGCTTGAAAGAAGCGTAGCAGAGTTTGCAGATACTGCACATAAGCAGAAAGATCCCGAGAAGCTTATATACTATGCACCTGACATAAGGACCAGAAATGAGGTCGGATCTCTCAGAGATGCTATAGTCAAACTATCCAACGATATGCGCGCATATATGAATGATATGATAGATGCTCAGGGCAAGGTTGAAGATATGAAGAGTAAGGTCAGCCACATGGATATGGTGGCTTATCAGGATGCCCTTACCCATGTCAAGAATAAGGCCTGGTACGACAATGTTACCAAAAGAGTTGACAATGATATAGCAGATGGCAAAGCGAAGTTTGGCATAGTAATGCTGGATCTAAATAATCTCAAAAAGATCAATGACAATTACGGCCATGATCATGGTAATGATTATATTGCGGGAGCATGTCATGAAGTATGTATCATATACGACCATTCTCCGGTATTCAGGATAGGGGGAGATGAGTTTGTGGTTCTTTTGGAAAAGAATGATCTGGATAATAAAGATGTGCTGTACCAAAAACTAAGGGATACTTTTGACAAGATATCAAAAGATGAGAGTAAAGAGCCGTGGGAGCGTTACAGTGTTGCTGCCGGAATGGCTATATATGACAGTTCTATAGATAAGTCCATGGACGATGTCTTCAAAAGAGCAGATGAACTTATGTATCAAGACAAGATGGAATCC